One Falco biarmicus isolate bFalBia1 chromosome 13, bFalBia1.pri, whole genome shotgun sequence genomic region harbors:
- the MAP3K13 gene encoding mitogen-activated protein kinase kinase kinase 13 isoform X1 — MHTHSIMASTQERLSLSSSPNSIGKAFCEDKDFSRLHDEHAPTGNHPSPELIEDVREKGLLQADLIENMSSPVTAAVLTSISEDSRDQFENSVLQLREQDESETAIPQGNRSTMDGESNSGADDVKVQFNRSGSGSGGFLEGLFGCLRPVWNIIGKAYSTDYKLQQQDTWEVPFEEISELQWLGSGAQGAVFLGKFRAEEVAIKKVRDQNETDIKHLRKLKHPNIIAFKGVCTQAPCYCIIMEYCAHGQLYEVLRAGRKVTPRLLVDWSTGIASGMNYLHLHKIIHRDLKSPNVLVTHTDAVKISDFGTSKELSDKSTKMSFAGTVAWMAPEVIRNEPVSEKVDIWSFGVVLWELLTGEIPYKDVDSSAIIWGVGSNSLHLPVPSTCPDGFKILMKQTWQSKPRNRPSFRQTLMHLDIASADVLATPQETYFKSQAEWREEVKKHFEKIKSEGTCIHRLDEELIRRRREELRHALDIREHYERKLERANNLYMELSAIMLQLEVREKELIKREQAVEKKYPGTYKRHPVRPIIHPNTVEKLMKRKGVSHKPGSQTKRPDLLKSEGIPSAEAASNGSPVSGSPKMSTLSGKSRYRSKPRHRRGNSKGSYNDFAGILKNQPVQDDAPPPHNHSHHPGLPQQPGHSHPHGHHSRLHAHGQDIANCANNLRYFGPAAALRSPLSNHAQRRMSGSSPDLISAAMEADCRRNLESKESKADHWECCKTDPYDSCLQCRDEDSGQVQMSSVETGMTHSQSPTSASLYENAQFIEKMEEEGFSSSKSASALGTPQHMASSVLPCKARPLQKSGDDSSEEEEGEVDSEVEFPRRQRPHRCISSCQSYSTFSSENFSVSDGEEGNTSDHSNSPDELATKLEDELAEKLEDMLSQTPEIPIEISTQSDGLSDKECAVRRVKTQMSLGKLCADEHSCENPAQFGESDCDSSEGECSDATVRTNKPCSSATWKRRCFSFPPQE; from the exons ATGCACACTCACAGCATCATGGCCAGTACTCAGGAGCGCCTGAGCTTGTCTTCCTCTCCAAACTCAATTGGCAAAGCTTTCTGTGAAGATAAAGACTTTAGTAGGTTACATGATGAACATGCACCTACTGGAAACCACCCATCCCCCGAGCTCATAGAGGATGTGCGTGAGAAGGGCTTGCTGCAGGCAGACCTCATCGAAAACATGAGCAGCCCGGTCACTGCAGCGGTGCTGACCAGCATCAGTGAGGACTCTAGGGACCAATTTGAGAACAGCGTGCTGCAGCTGCGAGAGCAGGATGAGTCTGAAACAGCCATTCCTCAGGGCAACAGGAGCACTATGGATGGAGAGAGCAACAGTGGAGCGGATGACGTTAAAGTCCAGTTCAACAGATCAGGCAGTGGAAGCGGTGGATTTCTTGAAGGACTTTTTGGTTGTCTGAGGCCCGTGTGGAACATCATAGGCAAGGCATACTCCACAGACTACAAACTGCAACAGCAAG ATACCTGGGAGGTCCCGTTCGAGGAGATCTCggagctgcagtggctgggCAGTGGTGCGCAGGGAGCTGTCTTCTTGGGCAAATTCCGGGCAGAGGAGGTGGCCATCAAGAAAGTGAGAGATCAGAATGAAACGGATATCAAGCACTTGCGGAAACTCAAACATCCTAACATCATTGCGTTCAA GGGAGTTTGCACTCAAGCCCCATGCTACTGCATTATCATGGAGTACTGTGCACATGGGCAGCTCTACGAAGTCCTGCGAGCGGGGCGGAAAGTCACCCCTCGGCTGCTCGTGGATTGGTCCACGGGGATTGCAAGTGGGATGAATTATCTGCACCTTCACAAAATCATCCATCGAGACCTCAAGTCACCAAA tgttttggttacacacacagatgcagtaaaaatttcagattttggtACATCTAAAGAACTCAGTGATAAAAGTACCAAAATGTCTTTTGCGGGAACTGTGGCTTGGATGGCCCCAGAGGTGATACGCAATGAGCCTGTCTCTGAAAAGGTGGATATCTG GTCATTTGGGGTAGTTTTGTGGGAGCTGCTTACAGGAGAGATCCCCTACAAGGATGTGGACTCTTCGGCCATCATTTGGGGAGTGGGCAGTAACAGCCTGCACCTTCCTGTCCCTTCGACGTGCCCAGATGGCTTCAAAATCCTCATGAAGCAGACCTG GCAGAGCAAGCCCCGGAATCGTCCCTCCTTCCGGCAGACACTGATGCACCTGGACATCGCATCTGCTGATGTGCTGGCTACTCCTCAGGAAACCTATTTCAAATCACAG GCTGAATGGAGAGAAGAagtgaagaaacattttgagaaaattaaaagtgaagGAACTTGTATCCACCGGCTAGATGAAGAATTGATTCGTCGTCGAAGAGAAGAACTGAG gcatGCATTGGATATCCGCGAACACTATGAGAGGAAGCTGGAGCGAGCCAACAACTTATACATGGAGCTCAGTGCTAttatgctgcagctggaggtcCGTGAGAAGGAGCTCATAAA GAGGGAAcaagcagtggaaaaaaaataccctgggACTTACAAACGCCACCCAGTTAGACCCATAATCCACCCCAATACAGTGGAGAAGCTGATGAAGAGGAAAGGGGTCTCCCATAAACCAGGCAGCCAGACTAAACG GCCAGATCTACTGAAGTCAGAGGGCATACCCAGCGCGGAAGCAGCATCCAATGGCTCACCAGTCTCAGGAAGTCCCAAAATGTCAACACTGAGTGGCAAAAGCCGCTACCGCAGTAAGCCACGTCACCGCCGAGGGAACAGCAAAGGCAGCTACAATGATTTTGCAGGGATCTTGAAAAACCAGCCAGTGCAAGATGATGCACCTCCACCTCATAATCATTCTCATCACCCCGGCCTCCCGCAGCAACCTGGCCACAGCCATCCCCATGGCCATCACTCACGGCTTCATGCCCACGGACAAGATATTGCCAACTGCGCAAACAACTTAAGGTACTTTGGCCCTGCAGCAGCGCTGCGGAGCCCTCTCAGTAACCACGCGCAAAGGCGGATGTCTGGGTCCAGCCCCGACCTCATCTCCGCTGCCATGGAAGCAGATTGCCGAAGGAATCTGgagagcaaagaaagcaaagctgatcATTGGGAGTGTTGCAAAACAGATCCGTATGATTCCTGTCTTCAGTGCAGGGACGAGGACAGTGGTCAGGTACAGATGTCATCTGTTGAAACAGGGATGACCCATTCTCAATCACCAACATCTGCTTCCCTATACGAAAACGCGCAGTTCATTGAgaagatggaggaggagggttTCAGCAGCTCTAAGTCAGCGTCCGCCTTAGGCACTCCCCAGCACATGGCTTCCTCAGTGCTACCTTGCAAAGCAAGACCCCTTCAAAAG AGCGGTGATGACTCTTCAGAAGAGGAAGAGGGCGAAGTAGACAGTGAAGTGGAGTTTCCTCGTAGACAAAG ACCTCACCGCTGCATTAGCAGCTGCCAGTCCTACTCAACCTTCAGCTCGGAGAACTTCTCTGTGTCAGACGGAGAGGAGGGGAACACAAGCGATCATTCGAACAGCCCGGATGAGCTGGCTACCAAGCTGGAAGATGAGCTGGCTGAGAAGCTGGAGGACATGTTGTCCCAGACTCCAGAGATCCCCATTGAAATCTCCACCCAGTCTGATGGGCTTTCAGACAAAGAGTGTGCTGTGCGGAGAGTCAAGACTCAGATGTCTCTGGGCAAACTTTGTGCAGATGAACACAGCTGTGAG aacCCAGCACAGTTTGGAGAATCAGACTGTGACTCTTCTGAAGGGGAGTGTTCTGATGCCACGGTCAGGACCAATaagccctgcagctctgctacTTG GAAGAGAAGAtgcttctccttcccaccccaggaGTGA
- the MAP3K13 gene encoding mitogen-activated protein kinase kinase kinase 13 isoform X2: MHTHSIMASTQERLSLSSSPNSIGKAFCEDKDFSRLHDEHAPTGNHPSPELIEDVREKGLLQADLIENMSSPVTAAVLTSISEDSRDQFENSVLQLREQDESETAIPQGNRSTMDGESNSGADDVKVQFNRSGSGSGGFLEGLFGCLRPVWNIIGKAYSTDYKLQQQDTWEVPFEEISELQWLGSGAQGAVFLGKFRAEEVAIKKVRDQNETDIKHLRKLKHPNIIAFKGVCTQAPCYCIIMEYCAHGQLYEVLRAGRKVTPRLLVDWSTGIASGMNYLHLHKIIHRDLKSPNVLVTHTDAVKISDFGTSKELSDKSTKMSFAGTVAWMAPEVIRNEPVSEKVDIWSFGVVLWELLTGEIPYKDVDSSAIIWGVGSNSLHLPVPSTCPDGFKILMKQTWQSKPRNRPSFRQTLMHLDIASADVLATPQETYFKSQAEWREEVKKHFEKIKSEGTCIHRLDEELIRRRREELRHALDIREHYERKLERANNLYMELSAIMLQLEVREKELIKREQAVEKKYPGTYKRHPVRPIIHPNTVEKLMKRKGVSHKPGSQTKRPDLLKSEGIPSAEAASNGSPVSGSPKMSTLSGKSRYRSKPRHRRGNSKGSYNDFAGILKNQPVQDDAPPPHNHSHHPGLPQQPGHSHPHGHHSRLHAHGQDIANCANNLRYFGPAAALRSPLSNHAQRRMSGSSPDLISAAMEADCRRNLESKESKADHWECCKTDPYDSCLQCRDEDSGQVQMSSVETGMTHSQSPTSASLYENAQFIEKMEEEGFSSSKSASALGTPQHMASSVLPCKARPLQKSGDDSSEEEEGEVDSEVEFPRRQRPHRCISSCQSYSTFSSENFSVSDGEEGNTSDHSNSPDELATKLEDELAEKLEDMLSQTPEIPIEISTQSDGLSDKECAVRRVKTQMSLGKLCADEHSCENPAQFGESDCDSSEGECSDATVRTNKPCSSATW, from the exons ATGCACACTCACAGCATCATGGCCAGTACTCAGGAGCGCCTGAGCTTGTCTTCCTCTCCAAACTCAATTGGCAAAGCTTTCTGTGAAGATAAAGACTTTAGTAGGTTACATGATGAACATGCACCTACTGGAAACCACCCATCCCCCGAGCTCATAGAGGATGTGCGTGAGAAGGGCTTGCTGCAGGCAGACCTCATCGAAAACATGAGCAGCCCGGTCACTGCAGCGGTGCTGACCAGCATCAGTGAGGACTCTAGGGACCAATTTGAGAACAGCGTGCTGCAGCTGCGAGAGCAGGATGAGTCTGAAACAGCCATTCCTCAGGGCAACAGGAGCACTATGGATGGAGAGAGCAACAGTGGAGCGGATGACGTTAAAGTCCAGTTCAACAGATCAGGCAGTGGAAGCGGTGGATTTCTTGAAGGACTTTTTGGTTGTCTGAGGCCCGTGTGGAACATCATAGGCAAGGCATACTCCACAGACTACAAACTGCAACAGCAAG ATACCTGGGAGGTCCCGTTCGAGGAGATCTCggagctgcagtggctgggCAGTGGTGCGCAGGGAGCTGTCTTCTTGGGCAAATTCCGGGCAGAGGAGGTGGCCATCAAGAAAGTGAGAGATCAGAATGAAACGGATATCAAGCACTTGCGGAAACTCAAACATCCTAACATCATTGCGTTCAA GGGAGTTTGCACTCAAGCCCCATGCTACTGCATTATCATGGAGTACTGTGCACATGGGCAGCTCTACGAAGTCCTGCGAGCGGGGCGGAAAGTCACCCCTCGGCTGCTCGTGGATTGGTCCACGGGGATTGCAAGTGGGATGAATTATCTGCACCTTCACAAAATCATCCATCGAGACCTCAAGTCACCAAA tgttttggttacacacacagatgcagtaaaaatttcagattttggtACATCTAAAGAACTCAGTGATAAAAGTACCAAAATGTCTTTTGCGGGAACTGTGGCTTGGATGGCCCCAGAGGTGATACGCAATGAGCCTGTCTCTGAAAAGGTGGATATCTG GTCATTTGGGGTAGTTTTGTGGGAGCTGCTTACAGGAGAGATCCCCTACAAGGATGTGGACTCTTCGGCCATCATTTGGGGAGTGGGCAGTAACAGCCTGCACCTTCCTGTCCCTTCGACGTGCCCAGATGGCTTCAAAATCCTCATGAAGCAGACCTG GCAGAGCAAGCCCCGGAATCGTCCCTCCTTCCGGCAGACACTGATGCACCTGGACATCGCATCTGCTGATGTGCTGGCTACTCCTCAGGAAACCTATTTCAAATCACAG GCTGAATGGAGAGAAGAagtgaagaaacattttgagaaaattaaaagtgaagGAACTTGTATCCACCGGCTAGATGAAGAATTGATTCGTCGTCGAAGAGAAGAACTGAG gcatGCATTGGATATCCGCGAACACTATGAGAGGAAGCTGGAGCGAGCCAACAACTTATACATGGAGCTCAGTGCTAttatgctgcagctggaggtcCGTGAGAAGGAGCTCATAAA GAGGGAAcaagcagtggaaaaaaaataccctgggACTTACAAACGCCACCCAGTTAGACCCATAATCCACCCCAATACAGTGGAGAAGCTGATGAAGAGGAAAGGGGTCTCCCATAAACCAGGCAGCCAGACTAAACG GCCAGATCTACTGAAGTCAGAGGGCATACCCAGCGCGGAAGCAGCATCCAATGGCTCACCAGTCTCAGGAAGTCCCAAAATGTCAACACTGAGTGGCAAAAGCCGCTACCGCAGTAAGCCACGTCACCGCCGAGGGAACAGCAAAGGCAGCTACAATGATTTTGCAGGGATCTTGAAAAACCAGCCAGTGCAAGATGATGCACCTCCACCTCATAATCATTCTCATCACCCCGGCCTCCCGCAGCAACCTGGCCACAGCCATCCCCATGGCCATCACTCACGGCTTCATGCCCACGGACAAGATATTGCCAACTGCGCAAACAACTTAAGGTACTTTGGCCCTGCAGCAGCGCTGCGGAGCCCTCTCAGTAACCACGCGCAAAGGCGGATGTCTGGGTCCAGCCCCGACCTCATCTCCGCTGCCATGGAAGCAGATTGCCGAAGGAATCTGgagagcaaagaaagcaaagctgatcATTGGGAGTGTTGCAAAACAGATCCGTATGATTCCTGTCTTCAGTGCAGGGACGAGGACAGTGGTCAGGTACAGATGTCATCTGTTGAAACAGGGATGACCCATTCTCAATCACCAACATCTGCTTCCCTATACGAAAACGCGCAGTTCATTGAgaagatggaggaggagggttTCAGCAGCTCTAAGTCAGCGTCCGCCTTAGGCACTCCCCAGCACATGGCTTCCTCAGTGCTACCTTGCAAAGCAAGACCCCTTCAAAAG AGCGGTGATGACTCTTCAGAAGAGGAAGAGGGCGAAGTAGACAGTGAAGTGGAGTTTCCTCGTAGACAAAG ACCTCACCGCTGCATTAGCAGCTGCCAGTCCTACTCAACCTTCAGCTCGGAGAACTTCTCTGTGTCAGACGGAGAGGAGGGGAACACAAGCGATCATTCGAACAGCCCGGATGAGCTGGCTACCAAGCTGGAAGATGAGCTGGCTGAGAAGCTGGAGGACATGTTGTCCCAGACTCCAGAGATCCCCATTGAAATCTCCACCCAGTCTGATGGGCTTTCAGACAAAGAGTGTGCTGTGCGGAGAGTCAAGACTCAGATGTCTCTGGGCAAACTTTGTGCAGATGAACACAGCTGTGAG aacCCAGCACAGTTTGGAGAATCAGACTGTGACTCTTCTGAAGGGGAGTGTTCTGATGCCACGGTCAGGACCAATaagccctgcagctctgctacTTGGTAA